DNA sequence from the Bacteroidota bacterium genome:
TCGGCAAACATGCCATCGAAAGAATTCTACCGTGTTGTCGTTTCCCCTGTTGCCCCGTATGTTGACAATGTTGAGATTCAGAATTTCTATCTCGATCCGGCAGGCAGCTCATTGAATGTTGATGTGCAGAAAGCAGAAGTCCTGATTGTGGATGACGATGCCGGAGCCTCTTATCAAACTACGTACAAAGCGACAATGGAACGATTGGGAATGCCGAGCCGGACATTCAGCATTGCCGACAGCGGCGCGACACCGGCGGCAGTTCTGGCGGCGTTTCCGCAAAAGCCTCTGTTAATTTGGTTCACCGGAAATGACACGCAGAATTCCCTGACGCAGGCCGAGCGCCTCGTGATTGTTGACCATCTGGCCGGAGGCGGAAGAGCCATCATCACCGGACAGAATATTGCAGAATACTCGCAGGCGGGCGATACGTTGCTTGCCCGTTACTTGGGCATTCAGTTCAACGGAAACTCGACAGCCCTCTTCCTGCGAGGGTTTGCCGGCGACGTCATAGGCGACGGAGTAAACTACTTGATGACCGGAGGGCCCGGGCCGCAAAATTCGAAAGACATTATCTCCATTGTTCCGGGAAGCATCGGTACGCCAACTCCGACACTCTACTATTCGGTCGGAAGCGACAGTTCACTCTATGCCGGCGTGCGTGTTGTCGGGCCGAACAATGCCTGGGGCGCGACGTATTTTTCGTTCGGACTTGAAGGAATGAGCCCTGCACGGCAGGATACGTTCATCCTCCGAAGCATCCGTTACTTCAATGATTTTGTGACGGGCGTGCAGACTTCTCCGAACCCGACCATTCCGGAGGAATTTGTTCTCGGCCAGAATTATCCCAATCCCTTCAATCCAACAACACAAATCACGTACGGATTGCCGGAGCGGAGTTCCGTACGCATCACCATCTACAATTCTCTCGGTCAGCAAATTGTGAGACTTGTTGATGATGTAAAACCGGCCGGCTATTATACGATTGTGTGGAATGGAAGGAACACTGCCGGCGCGAATGTATCGAGCGGCGTGTACTTATACACAATGGAAGTAGAAAAGGGATCCCGGTTCATTCAAACCCGAAAGCTCGTTCTCATCAGGTAAAACATCTGGCGGTAAGGATATCAGGCGTTAGAATGCCGGGCGAACAAGCAGTTACAGGCCGAGGCAGGGGTTCATCAGAGCCCCTGCCTTTTTCATTCCCACCTTCTTGCACCTTATAAAAAGAAGCCTTAATCTAAAGAGAATTGTTTCTCCCCCCTGTAAGGATTTCGAGGTTATCCAGAAAATTCATTCACGAAAGGCTACCATGAAGCACGTTTCCACAGCAGCACTGTTTCTGATCCTCCCGATTCTCGCATTCGGCCAAATAGCGCAAGGCCCTGCAGCGGGATCCATTTCTTCCGGCGCTATTGTCAGCACAGACAATTTTGAGAATATCGACAGTCCGTTTGAAGGCGGACAAGCCACCCACATCCATCCCGAATTCATTCTGCATCCGCCGAAGACCCCGATGCCTGCGCCGACAGGACCCGAGGGCTCCAATCTGATCAACGATCCGTCGGTGATGCCCAACTCGCGGATACTCGGTCCGCCGCCCATCACGCTTTCCAGCTTCATGGGCAACAACCAGTTCGGCGGATTTCCTCCCGACCCGATCATTGCCGCCGGCCCGAATCACCTGATGCATCTTGTGAACAGCTCGTTCCGCATCAGCGACAAAGCCGGCAACACCCTCAAAACCATCAGCGCGGATGCCTGGTACTCCAGCGTCCTGCCTAATCCCGGCGCGTTCGATCCGAAAGTGTTTTACGATTTCCATGCAAACCGCTGGGTGATGGTGTGGGATAATCAGAACAGCACAACGCAAACATCCTTCTTCCTCGTTTCCGTTTCCGACGATGACAATCCGCTGGGCGTCTGGTTCAACTGGGCGATTCCTTCCAACGTGTACGGCTCTTCCAACAGCGGCACATGGCAGGATTACCAGTCTGCAGGATTTGACAAAGATGCATACTACATTACCGGGCGGCATTTCGGCTTCATCAGCGGATATTTCGGGAATGCGGTTCGTGTTCTGCCGAAGGCGCAGTTTCTTGGAGCAAATCCCGGCGCGATCACGTGGTATGATTTCTGGGCATTGAGGGATTTGTTTGGAAATGATGTTGACGGCATCCGCCCGACATTCGTGTATTCGGCCCCCAACGAATACTATCTCGGCGGGCCACCCAGCGTGACGAACGGAACCTACATGGTTGTGTATAGAATCACAAATCCGCTGGGCGTGCCGGCAATTTCGGCAACACATATCCCGGTGGTTGCGTGGTCGAATGCGCCTAATGCCGGACAGCAAGGAGGTGGAACCGCAATCGAAGCAGGCGGCTCACGCGTACGGCATGAACTGATCTATCGCGACAGCTCACTCTGGATAGCACATTCCATTGCCGCCAACGGCGGATATTCGGCCGTACGCTATCTGCGCATCAACATCCCGACAAATACCGCTGTGGAGGACGGAGCCCTCGGGGCACCGGGCTTCTGGCATTTCTATCCGGCTCTTGCCGTTGATAAAGACGACAACATCGGCATTACCTTTTCACGCTCGGGCGAGAACGAATACGCAGGAGCTTTCTATACGTGGAGATTCGGCACGGATCCCGTCAATGTGTTGCGACCAACGGAACTCATCCGGCCCGGAGTTGCAAACTACCAGCGGCTCGGCAGCGGGCGCAACCGCTGGGGAGATTACATGGGCGCGGCTCTCGATCCTGCGGACAAGAACGCATTGTGGTTCCTGACGGAGTATGTCTCATCCGCCAATAACTACAATGTGTGGGTGCATGGAATTCGCCTGGCTCCGTATTCGAATGCCACAATCACATCAAGCGTAACCACGAAGGATTTCGGACGGATCGAGGCGACATTCCGGAGCGACACACTTGAGGTTTTGCTGAACAACATCGGCTCACCGAATCTCGTTATCTCCAACATCTCAAAAAGCAACCCGGCATACAATCTCCTCAATCTTCCTTCATTCCCTGCAAACCTCGCAACCTACGACTCGCTGAAGTTCAGAGTCTACTTCCAACCGCCTGCGCACGGAGTTGTCAACGACACAATCAACATTGCAAGCAACGACCCGGCAGTTCCCGTCCTGAAGATTGCAGTGACGGGCAAGGGCGTTGTCATCGGCAGGGCGATGGCGGGAGTGATGTATGGAGCCTCCGGCCCTCCGGCAACAAGTTCGTTACACACGATCAATCTGACAACCGGGGCCGCAACCACAATCGGCGAGACAGGACTGTTTGATGTACAGGGACTCGCCATTCATCCGACAACGAGCGAGATTTATGCAGCGGTTACCGTTCCTACATCTACTCAATTGTACCGGCTCAGCGCGCAATACGGCGATGCTATTCCGGCAAAGTCGCTGCTCGTCGGCAACGCCCGCGCTCTTATTTTCGACAGCGACGGATCTCTGTACGCCGGAACGAATACGGGCGTTTTGTATCGCGTGAACATTGCCACCGGCGATACCACACGCATCGGCAGCACAAGCGGCGTTGTGTACTCGGGACTTGCCCGAAACCCTGTGAACGGATCACTGTGGGGATCGGTACGCCCCCCGATTGTCGGGCGTGACAACATTTACAAAATCAACACGACAACCGGAGTAGCCACATTGGTGGGCACAACCGGTGGCGGGAACATCACTCCTGATATTGCGTTTGATCCGATAGGAAGGCTCTTCGGGATCAAGGGCACATCAACCCAAATCGATACGTTGATTCAGATCGATACAACGACGGCATTCGGCACACGTCTCGGCTCGATGGGTATTGCGGGTATTCAGACGATGGCAATGCGCATCGATTCGACGACCAACGTGAGGGAAATACCCGCAACCACGCCGAACCGGTTCGTGCTTCAACAAAACTATCCGAATCCTTTCAACCCGGCTACCACGATCAAATTCCAGATTCCCGCCGGTAGCTTCGTAACGCTGAAGGTGTTTGATGTGTTGGGGAGGGAAGTTGTGACGCTTGTGCAGCAGAACCTCAACACGGGAGCGTACGAAGCCACATTCAATGCAACAGACTTTTCAAGTGGAATCTACTTCTACCGGCTGCAGGCAGGCGAGTCTGTTGACACGAAGAAGATGATACTGACGAAGTAACGGTGATCCAAAAAACAAAGTCCCGCTTCGGCGGGGCTTTGTTTGAATTCCTGAACCGCTGTTCCCATCGACCTCTGAGCTGCAATTGCTTCTCCTCCCCACCCTTCCTATCTTTAGTTATCAGAACTCACCAATTGATACGCAATCACGAAAGGCGACACATGAAACTCTTCCCCATCGTACCGCTTGTGGCGTGTACGTTCACGCTTATCATCGGATGTTCAAAACCTCAGGAAACCAGCATGGAATCACCCCTCGCAGCAAAACTCAACCGCTTCGCCTCAACGGAAATCACCGCCGATGTCTCGCAACTTTCTGCCGGTGATCGCCAGGCACTGAATAAGCTCATCGAGGCTTCGCGGTTGATGGATGAGATATACCTGCGTCAGGTCTGGAACGGAAATGTTGACTTGAAGAAGAGGCTCGCCGCCGATACTTCCGCCGAAGGCAAACTCCGATACAGGATGTTCATGTTGAATAAGGGGCCGTGGTCCGGACTCGATCATGATTCCGCATTTGTGGAAGGCGTCCCCTATCCGAAACCGGCAGGGGCGAATTTCTACCCTGAAGACATCACGAAAGAAGAGTTTGAGCAATGGGTCGGAACATTGTCGAAAACCGATCAAGAGAAGGCTCGCGGTTTCTTCTACACGATCCGTCGCGATGAAAACGGAAAACTCACGCTCGTCCCCTACAGCGACGAGTACCGGCAATGGCTTGAACCCGCGGCAGGTTTACTGCGCGAAGCGGCGGCGTTGACCGGCAATACGTCGTTGAAGAGTTTTCTGACAAAACGTGCAGACTCCTTCTTGAGCAACGATTATTTTGCAAGCGATGTTGCGTGGATGGAGCTTGATGCCCCCATCGAACCGACAATCGGGCCGTATGAAGTCTATATGGATGAGTTGTTCAATTACAAGGCCGCATTCGAGGCATTCATCACGCTCCGCAACGACGAAGAGACAAGCAAGCTCTCGAAGTTCTCGAACGAACTGCAGGACTTGGAAAACAATCTCCCCATCGACAAAAAGTACCGTAATCCGAAACTTGGTGCGCTTGCCCCTATCCGTGTCGTTGATGTTGTTGTGAACGGCGGCGAGGCAAACAAGGGCGTGCAAACAGCGGCCTTCAATCTGCCCAACGACGAGAAGGTAACAAAGGAGAAAGGAAGCAAACGGGTGATGTTGAAGAATGTGCAGGAAGCGAAATTCAAGAACATCCTCATTCCTATCTCGAATACGGTTATTGCCCCGGAGGAACGACACTTCATTGCTTTCGAGCCGTTCTTCACACACATTTTAGCCCACGAGTTGATGCACGGACTCGGCCCGCACAGCATTGCGGTTGACGGCACACAAACAACCGTCCGTCAAGCAATGAAAGAACTCTCCTCGGCGTTTGAGGAAGCAAAAGCCGACATCAGTGGTTTGTGGGCGCTGCAATATCTGATTGACAAGGGGGTTGTGGAGAAGTCGTTCGAGCGGCAGATGTATGTGACATTTCTTGCCAGCGCGTTCCGTTCCGTGCGGTTCGGGTTGAATGAAGCGCACGGCAAAGGCATTGCGTTGCAGTTCAATTACCTGATGGATGAAGGCGCATTTGTGCACGACGCTGCAAGCGGCACGTTCAGCGTCAACTTTGACAAGATCAAACAGGCAGTCACAAAACTCACTTCCGAAATCATGACGATTCAGGCCGAAGGGAGTTACGGCAAAGCCAAGGCAATGCTCGACACGTACGGTGTGATGCGTCCCGAAATGAAAGCAGCACTCGACAAAATGACGACTATTCCCACAGACATTGCACCGCGCTATCCTCTGGCAGAAGGAGTCAATTAGTGGAGTCGCTTACAGGAAAGGTTGTGTGCATTACCGGAGCTTCGGCCGGAATCGGCGCGGCGTGTGCTGAAGAATTCGCCAGGCTGGGCTGCAATCTGTTGCTTGTTGCAAGGAGGAAGGATCGTATTGATGAGATTGCTGCGAGGCTCGGCGAATCGTATTCCATCAAGACTCACACGCTGCAGATTGATGTCAGGAATTGGCAGCACGTGGAGACTGCCATCTCCTCGCTTGACGATGAATGGAGATCACTTGACATCCTTGTGAACAATGCCGGACTTGCCCGCGGACTCGCCAAGCTGCATGAGGGGAATGTTGAAGATTGGGACGAGATGATTGATACGAACATCAAAGGCGTGCTGTATTTTACTCGCGCTGTGCTTCCTTTGATGGTTGAGAGAAACAGCGGCCACATCATCAACATCGGCTCGATTGCGGGACACCAGACGTATCCGATGGGCAACGTGTACAGCGCCACGAAATTCGCCGTCGCCGGGCTGACTCGCGGTCTGCGGATGGATATACTCGGTACGGCAATTCGAGTTACGAGCGTTGACCCCGGATTGGTTGAAACGGAATTCAGCCAGGTACGGTTTCACGGCGACAAAGAGCGGGCTTCAAAAACGTATCTCGGGATGACGCCGTTGACGCCGCGTGATGTTGCCGAGGCGGTAGTGTTCTGCGCGACACGCCCCCTGCATGTCAACATCGGTGAATTGCAACTGACGCCGACCGACCAGGCAACAGTGACAATGGTGCATCGAAGAAACTCTTGAGCGAAGGTGGATGGTGGACGATCTTCATTTGTTCAGGGACGAGAACATTCTTGAGCAGCTCAAGACTGCGCCGTTCACGCTCGGCTACTACACGTTGAAGTTCTATACAGAGAACGGAAAACCCGTGAACAGGGTTACGGACTCGATCTCTGAATTCTATCTTTATCCATCCGGCGGCACGTTGAGAGACAGCAGTTTCAATATTGTGTTCTATGACTCGCGGTTCGATACATACCGCGGATTCAAGCCGCCGCATTTGGAGCGTCAACAGGAATGATGAAACGGCGAAGCAAACGCGCAACAGGAACGGAACCGGTAAAGGACACGCCACCGGTTCCGTCAACGCCCGATGTGATTCTGGATTTCATCTTTGAAGAAGGGCTTTTCTTTGTAGAAATCAGAAACATCGGAATTGGCGCAGCAGTGAATGTAAAAACCAAATTCAGCAAGCGGTTCACAGGACTGGGTGGAGAATGCGAAATGCCACGCCTTTCCATGTTCCGCAATATTGCTTTTCTTGCGCCCGGACGAAGTGTCAGAACATTCCTCGACAGCAGCGACTCCTACTTTCGCCGCAAGCAGCCGACGCAAATTGATGCAACGCTGTCGTGGCTCGATATGAACGGTAAGCGGTTCAATGTCACAATCCACCACGATCTTGCGATATACGCCGACATCATCATCCTGCACCGGAATCCAAAAACATCAATTTCCAAGGAGTAGACACCATGGCGAAACAATCGGCAGCGGCTATCCAACGCAACGATCCCTACGGCAACTTCAACTATCTTGTGAATCTCGGAACGAATGACCCGCAGTCCGTGCAGGCGGGCTTTGCCGAGGTTGTTCTGCCGGATATTTCGATTGATGTAATCGAATACAGAAACGGCAACGAGCGTGTTTCTGAAACGCGAAAACTCCCCGGCCGCGCTCATTATGGCAGCGTGACCCTCAAACGCGGTGTTATCGGCTCGCTGGATTTGTATCAATGGATTGATCAAGTGCGCAACGGCAACAGCAATGCGTTCCGCAACGTCACGATTTCCTTGCAGAACGAAGATCGAACCAACATCGTGATGACGTGGAAATTCAGAAAGGCGTGGCCCGTCCGCTATTCGTTCTCGGCGTTGCAGGCAAAAGGCAAAGAAGTACTTGTGGAGAGCCTTGAGCTTGCATTTGACAGGATGGAGATGGAATAAGGTATTGTAGCGTCACGAACCACTCCGTAACGCCACAACAAATCCGCCGGGGTTGTCACTTCTTCACGGCAAGTATCTCAATCATCGGCGGCGAGCAGAAGAAGGCGTTGGGGTCGTTGGCCCGGTTCTGCCAATCGTGAACGAGAGCCGCGTGTTCATCCGCGGTCAGCCTTCCCTCTTCGACAAGTTTCGGAGCGTAGGTTTCAATGAAGATGGTCGGCCATGTCCAGAGTTGCGACTTCGGCCTCGCAATGCGATGGAGCGGACGAATGTCCACCGGCGAAAGTCCATGCTTCGCCAGCAACCCGGGCAGCCGCATCCCGACTTTTGTGTCTCCGCCTCTGCCGTTCCATGCATCCGCAACCGCCATCATAAACCGCTCGAATGCCGCGCTGCGCGGCGCAAGCAGGATGCCTTCGTAGTTCATATACTCCTGAATGGCAAACACGCCTCCGGGTTTCAAGGCACGTGCAACGCCTTCGATCACCGCCTCCGGGTCTTTCACAAAACAGAGAACCCAGCGCTGGTACGCAATATCCACCGTTGCGTCGGGAATATCAAGCCGCTGTACGTCACCTACTTGTGCTTCGACCGAAACGTTCCCCTCCTCTTCCAGTCTGCTGCGCAAGAACTCGATGAAGCGTGCTGATTCATCCAGGGCGATAACCTTGCCGCGGTGAGTTACCAACGCCGCCAAATCAAGACTCGTGTATCCCGGGCCGCAACCGATGTCGAGAACTGTTTTCCCGGGAGAGATCCCGGCACGCTCCCATATCGCGAATGCGGATTCACTCCAGAGTTTGTGTTGAAGACCAAGCCTTGTTACTTCGGCATCGTGCGTGCCGAGCGCGTATTCTTTCTGAGCGTTCATATAGGAAGAATGATTTGAGTTAAGCGAACATCTGCTTCGGGATGGCACCTTCAAGTTCAAGCAGCCACCGCTTGCGCCACAAGCCGCCACCGTAACCGTGCAGGTTCCCGTCGCCATCAATCACACGATGGCAAGGAATAATTATCGGAATGTAATTCATGCCGTTTGCGCGACCCACTGCCCGCGCCGCGCCCGGTTTGCCCAAGTGAACCGCCAGTTCTCCATAGGATCGGGTTTCTCCGTACGGTATCTTCATCAATTCGTTCCATACATTCTTCTCGAACACGGTTCCCTTCTGATCAATCGGGAGAGTGAAATCCTTCCGCGTGCCGTCGAAATATTCGCATGCTTGGGATTCAAGTTCTTCAAGCAGGCTGCTTGTTCCCTCTCTCATCTCCACTCCGTACCGTTTTGTCATCCGCGCTGTAATACGTTCAAGTCCTCCCCGGTCGAAGAACTCAAAAAGGCATACACCTCTCGACGTCACGCCGCCGATCATTTCGCCGACGGGCGTGGTGATGATTTTGTAGAGAATACCTTCAGCGTCCATTGATTCTCCCCGGCGGGTGGCCGTACTGTTTGATGAATGCGTCGCGGAAACCGCTGGATGATTCGAAGCCTGTTTCGTACGCCGCTGTCAGGTAGTCCGAGCCGTTTCGCATGAGTGAGTGTGCGTATTCGAGCCGTACCCGCCGGTGCATTGCCATAGGCGTTGTGTTCATATACGATTTGAAGTAGCGGCGAATAGTCGAGATATCCACTCCGCCGGTTGTAGCGAGCAGTTGCTCGTCGAGTTTGCGGGTCGTATTCTGTTTGATAGTCGCCAAAACCGAATCGAGCCACGGCGGCTGTGTGTTTGGATAAAACTCGGAGCGGCACCGTTTGCATCCGCGGAACCCTGCAGCAATGGCCTCTTCCCGTGTCTCGACAAACACGACATTCTTCATCATCGGCAGTTTCGCTTTGCAGGAGGGCAGACAATAAATCTTCGTGGTCTTCACGCAAACGAAGAATTTGCCGTCGTACGAGGCATCGTCGTTCTGCATTGCGGCTATCATTTCTTCTTGTGTGAATTTCATGGTCATCAATCTAACGCAAAGAATTCTCCGACGCTACCGATTTTCGTGCAGGGAACAATGGGAATTCAGATTGGGGATTTTTGATTGCGGATTACGCTGTATCTGTCAATCTTAGGTCGGTTTCCGCCCTCAAGTAATACACATTCTCCTTCTTCACAATCCTGTCAAAAATCTCCTCGTTGTGTGAGATCAGCAGGATGCCTTTGCCGGCATTCTGCTTTCGTTGAAGCATTGCAATCACCTTTCCCGCACTTTCGAAGTCGAGGCCGTTCAGCGGTTCATCTAAAATCAGTATATCAGTATCAAGCGCAAAGCCACGCAGCAGATTCAGCCGTTGTTTCTGTCCGCCGCTGAGGTGTTTGACCTTCTTGGTCAGGAAACTTGCATCGAGAGCTGAGTCGAACAATTCTCTGAGGATGGTAATGACCTGAGCATCCGTTGGCCGCTTCAATGCAGGCAGGCCTTCGAATGTTCCCTTCACCGTCGATTCCGGGTTCAATGCTTCGTCGGCATGTTGAAACACCATCGTCATCTTCCGTCCCCAAATATTCTTGTGCCAGAACGAGCGCGGCGTCTTCTCATTCATCTCCAATCCACCCAACCGGGCCGCAAGATGCCCTGCCTGCAACAATCCCATTGCAAGCTTCACAAGCGTCGTCTTCCCCACTCCGCTTGCGGCCTTCAAATACACAATGTCGCCCGCATGCAACTGAAGAGAGCATTCGTTCTTTCTCTCCTTGTCACTTGAGATACGCAATGTACGGTCAAACACCCGGGCGCCGCTTTCGATGGTAAGTAATGTCGTGCGGGCACTCTCTGTACGGCTTTCGCCGGAAGGATGTTGCGTATGCAGCCATTCGAGGTACGCATCGGTATCAAAATTCTCCAGCGCAAGCGTGTCTCCTTTCAGCGTGACCTCTTTGAATGCGAGTTTGTTCATCACATCCTTATGACTCACGTTGATTTTCTCAATCATCGAATAATCATGCGTGATGAGCAGGCAGGTGAAGTTCACTTTTCTGAACCGTTCGAGCAGCATATCGAGAAACACATCACGATACACATTGTCGAGACTTCCGGTCGGCTCGTCAAACACGAAGATCTCGTATTCGGATGGCTGCTTCCGTTCGATAAGGAGATCGATCTTCTTGAACGCCATCGCAAGCAGGATGCGCTGCTTCTCGCCGCCGCTGGGACGGTGTGGCTCCGGATACACCTCGACAATCTTCTTGATATCATCCGGCGGCGAATGTTGCCACAACGCGCCGAGGATGGTATCTTCTCTGTTCGAGAATCCAAGACTCCCCTCACGCATTTGCGTCGCAAG
Encoded proteins:
- a CDS encoding T9SS type A sorting domain-containing protein, which codes for MILIKRMLRRFATASFLTSVGVVLAGFCIITNTAGNHRIYFNSSIPLTIRLNSSTPANYLPPIEAAAQTWKNVQGSFFEFTFGPTTTTSGPGQDGINLLFFDLQGVNFPPPTSVIAFSQTFTTTSGGYRAIESDLVWNARDFPPSPTGAPGAQDLQSVVTHEFGHHLGLDHTGLPGGASSGCGPQVQAAAMWWSSSSGDTSKRRLHVEDIMGVSVLYPSWRLQGTVTLGPTPVNGYPLWFRGTKASWVGPVENPIGSRFNRSGYVVDTLYTDIAGQYASYIIDQSFDLIADGFGYERDSTRIQFDPPGGIGVTQTLVRNVQLQQTPIAALSGTVRDAATQAPVQAWVRFYGVGDPNGLTASILTPANGSFSANMPSKEFYRVVVSPVAPYVDNVEIQNFYLDPAGSSLNVDVQKAEVLIVDDDAGASYQTTYKATMERLGMPSRTFSIADSGATPAAVLAAFPQKPLLIWFTGNDTQNSLTQAERLVIVDHLAGGGRAIITGQNIAEYSQAGDTLLARYLGIQFNGNSTALFLRGFAGDVIGDGVNYLMTGGPGPQNSKDIISIVPGSIGTPTPTLYYSVGSDSSLYAGVRVVGPNNAWGATYFSFGLEGMSPARQDTFILRSIRYFNDFVTGVQTSPNPTIPEEFVLGQNYPNPFNPTTQITYGLPERSSVRITIYNSLGQQIVRLVDDVKPAGYYTIVWNGRNTAGANVSSGVYLYTMEVEKGSRFIQTRKLVLIR
- a CDS encoding T9SS type A sorting domain-containing protein, coding for MGAALDPADKNALWFLTEYVSSANNYNVWVHGIRLAPYSNATITSSVTTKDFGRIEATFRSDTLEVLLNNIGSPNLVISNISKSNPAYNLLNLPSFPANLATYDSLKFRVYFQPPAHGVVNDTINIASNDPAVPVLKIAVTGKGVVIGRAMAGVMYGASGPPATSSLHTINLTTGAATTIGETGLFDVQGLAIHPTTSEIYAAVTVPTSTQLYRLSAQYGDAIPAKSLLVGNARALIFDSDGSLYAGTNTGVLYRVNIATGDTTRIGSTSGVVYSGLARNPVNGSLWGSVRPPIVGRDNIYKINTTTGVATLVGTTGGGNITPDIAFDPIGRLFGIKGTSTQIDTLIQIDTTTAFGTRLGSMGIAGIQTMAMRIDSTTNVREIPATTPNRFVLQQNYPNPFNPATTIKFQIPAGSFVTLKVFDVLGREVVTLVQQNLNTGAYEATFNATDFSSGIYFYRLQAGESVDTKKMILTK
- a CDS encoding SDR family NAD(P)-dependent oxidoreductase, whose protein sequence is MESLTGKVVCITGASAGIGAACAEEFARLGCNLLLVARRKDRIDEIAARLGESYSIKTHTLQIDVRNWQHVETAISSLDDEWRSLDILVNNAGLARGLAKLHEGNVEDWDEMIDTNIKGVLYFTRAVLPLMVERNSGHIINIGSIAGHQTYPMGNVYSATKFAVAGLTRGLRMDILGTAIRVTSVDPGLVETEFSQVRFHGDKERASKTYLGMTPLTPRDVAEAVVFCATRPLHVNIGELQLTPTDQATVTMVHRRNS
- a CDS encoding phage tail protein; this encodes MAKQSAAAIQRNDPYGNFNYLVNLGTNDPQSVQAGFAEVVLPDISIDVIEYRNGNERVSETRKLPGRAHYGSVTLKRGVIGSLDLYQWIDQVRNGNSNAFRNVTISLQNEDRTNIVMTWKFRKAWPVRYSFSALQAKGKEVLVESLELAFDRMEME
- a CDS encoding methyltransferase domain-containing protein, with the translated sequence MNAQKEYALGTHDAEVTRLGLQHKLWSESAFAIWERAGISPGKTVLDIGCGPGYTSLDLAALVTHRGKVIALDESARFIEFLRSRLEEEGNVSVEAQVGDVQRLDIPDATVDIAYQRWVLCFVKDPEAVIEGVARALKPGGVFAIQEYMNYEGILLAPRSAAFERFMMAVADAWNGRGGDTKVGMRLPGLLAKHGLSPVDIRPLHRIARPKSQLWTWPTIFIETYAPKLVEEGRLTADEHAALVHDWQNRANDPNAFFCSPPMIEILAVKK
- a CDS encoding methylated-DNA--[protein]-cysteine S-methyltransferase, with product MIGGVTSRGVCLFEFFDRGGLERITARMTKRYGVEMREGTSSLLEELESQACEYFDGTRKDFTLPIDQKGTVFEKNVWNELMKIPYGETRSYGELAVHLGKPGAARAVGRANGMNYIPIIIPCHRVIDGDGNLHGYGGGLWRKRWLLELEGAIPKQMFA
- a CDS encoding methylphosphotriester-DNA--protein-cysteine methyltransferase family protein; the encoded protein is MKFTQEEMIAAMQNDDASYDGKFFVCVKTTKIYCLPSCKAKLPMMKNVVFVETREEAIAAGFRGCKRCRSEFYPNTQPPWLDSVLATIKQNTTRKLDEQLLATTGGVDISTIRRYFKSYMNTTPMAMHRRVRLEYAHSLMRNGSDYLTAAYETGFESSSGFRDAFIKQYGHPPGRINGR
- a CDS encoding ATP-binding cassette domain-containing protein → MTISRTIRIAAGKRRLVSIDNFEIPENRITLLLGESGIGKSLISKALYGLLDPDELDITIDGEPYRKYLSRPETAQLQHQSFFVFQEPSTHLNPLMTLATQMREGSLGFSNREDTILGALWQHSPPDDIKKIVEVYPEPHRPSGGEKQRILLAMAFKKIDLLIERKQPSEYEIFVFDEPTGSLDNVYRDVFLDMLLERFRKVNFTCLLITHDYSMIEKINVSHKDVMNKLAFKEVTLKGDTLALENFDTDAYLEWLHTQHPSGESRTESARTTLLTIESGARVFDRTLRISSDKERKNECSLQLHAGDIVYLKAASGVGKTTLVKLAMGLLQAGHLAARLGGLEMNEKTPRSFWHKNIWGRKMTMVFQHADEALNPESTVKGTFEGLPALKRPTDAQVITILRELFDSALDASFLTKKVKHLSGGQKQRLNLLRGFALDTDILILDEPLNGLDFESAGKVIAMLQRKQNAGKGILLISHNEEIFDRIVKKENVYYLRAETDLRLTDTA